A single window of Pseudomonas benzenivorans DNA harbors:
- the mreB gene encoding rod shape-determining protein MreB, translating to MFKKLRGMFSSDLSIDLGTANTLIYVRERGIVLNEPSVVAIRTHGNQKSVVAVGTEAKRMLGRTPGNISAIRPMKDGVIADFSVCEKMLQYFINKVHENSFLQPSPRVLICVPCKSTQVERRAIRESALGAGAREVFLIEEPMAAAIGAGLPVEEARGSMVVDIGGGTTEIALISLNGVVYAESVRVGGDRFDEAIITYVRRNYGSLIGESTAERIKQEIGTAYAGGEIREVDVRGRNLAEGVPRSFTLNSNEVLEALQESLATIVQAVKSALEQSPPELASDIAERGLVLTGGGALLRDLDKLLAQETGLPVIVAEDPLTCVARGGGKALEMMDRHTMDLLSTE from the coding sequence ATGTTCAAGAAACTGCGTGGCATGTTTTCCAGCGATCTATCGATCGACCTGGGCACTGCCAATACCCTTATTTATGTCCGCGAGCGCGGCATCGTGCTGAACGAGCCGTCCGTGGTCGCGATCCGCACCCATGGCAACCAGAAGAGCGTCGTCGCCGTCGGAACCGAAGCCAAGCGCATGCTCGGCCGTACCCCGGGCAATATCTCCGCCATTCGTCCGATGAAGGACGGGGTGATCGCCGATTTCAGCGTCTGCGAAAAGATGCTGCAGTACTTCATCAACAAGGTGCACGAGAACAGCTTCCTGCAGCCTTCGCCGCGCGTGCTGATCTGCGTGCCGTGCAAGTCGACCCAGGTCGAGCGTCGCGCCATCCGCGAGTCGGCCCTCGGTGCCGGCGCCCGCGAAGTGTTCCTGATCGAAGAGCCGATGGCCGCGGCCATTGGTGCCGGCCTGCCGGTGGAAGAGGCCCGTGGTTCGATGGTCGTCGATATCGGCGGCGGCACCACGGAAATTGCGCTGATCTCCCTCAATGGTGTGGTCTATGCCGAGTCCGTGCGGGTCGGTGGCGACCGTTTCGACGAAGCCATCATCACCTACGTGCGCCGCAACTACGGCAGCCTGATCGGTGAATCCACCGCCGAGCGCATCAAGCAGGAAATCGGCACAGCCTATGCTGGCGGCGAGATCCGCGAAGTCGACGTACGCGGACGCAACCTTGCCGAAGGCGTGCCGCGCAGCTTCACCCTGAACTCCAACGAAGTGCTGGAAGCGCTGCAGGAATCCCTGGCGACCATCGTCCAGGCGGTCAAGAGCGCCCTGGAGCAATCGCCGCCGGAACTGGCCTCGGACATCGCCGAGCGCGGCCTGGTGCTGACCGGTGGTGGCGCACTGCTGCGCGACCTGGACAAGCTGTTGGCCCAGGAAACCGGCCTGCCGGTGATCGTTGCCGAAGACCCGCTGACCTGCGTGGCCCGCGGCGGCGGCAAGGCCCTGGAGATGATGGATCGCCAC
- the gatA gene encoding Asp-tRNA(Asn)/Glu-tRNA(Gln) amidotransferase subunit GatA, which translates to MHQLTLAEIARGLADKQFSAEELTRDLLARIQRLDPQLNSFISVTEELALAQAKAADARRANGESGALLGAPIGHKDLFCTKNVLTSCGSKILSGFKAPYDATVVDKLASAGAVTLGKLNMDEFAMGSANESSHYGAVKNPWNLEHVPGGSSGGSAAAVAARLLPAATGTDTGGSIRQPAALTNLTGLKPTYGRVSRWGMIAYASSLDQGGPLARTAEDCALMLQAMAGFDPKDSTCVDQPVDDYLAALNQPLAGLRIGLPKEYFGAGLDGRIAEKVMAVVEELKKLGASVKEISLPNMQHAIPAYYVIAPAEASSNLSRFDGVRFGYRCENPVNLEDLYKRSRGEGFGAEVKRRIMVGTYALSAGYYDAYYLKAQKIRRLIKNDFLNAFDEVDLILGPTTPNPAWKLGEKNNDPVAQYLEDIYTITANLAGIPGLSMPAGFVDGLPVGVQLLAPYFQEGRLLGVAHQYQQVTDWHTRAPAGF; encoded by the coding sequence ATGCATCAACTGACCCTGGCCGAGATCGCCCGCGGACTCGCCGACAAGCAATTCTCCGCCGAAGAACTGACCCGCGACCTGCTGGCGCGTATTCAGCGACTCGACCCGCAGCTCAACAGCTTCATCAGCGTCACCGAGGAGCTGGCCCTGGCCCAGGCCAAGGCCGCCGACGCACGCCGCGCCAATGGCGAAAGCGGCGCCCTGCTCGGCGCGCCGATCGGCCACAAGGACCTGTTCTGCACCAAGAATGTGCTGACCAGCTGCGGCTCGAAGATCCTCAGCGGGTTCAAGGCGCCCTATGACGCCACCGTGGTGGACAAGCTCGCCAGCGCCGGCGCCGTGACCCTGGGCAAGCTGAACATGGACGAGTTCGCCATGGGCTCGGCCAACGAGTCCAGCCACTACGGCGCAGTGAAGAACCCCTGGAACCTCGAGCACGTGCCCGGCGGCTCCTCCGGCGGCTCGGCCGCGGCCGTGGCCGCCCGCCTGCTGCCGGCCGCCACCGGCACCGACACCGGCGGCTCGATCCGCCAGCCGGCCGCGCTGACCAACCTCACCGGCCTCAAGCCGACCTATGGTCGGGTCTCGCGTTGGGGCATGATCGCCTACGCCTCCAGCCTCGATCAGGGCGGCCCGCTGGCGCGCACCGCCGAGGACTGCGCGCTGATGCTGCAGGCCATGGCCGGTTTCGACCCCAAGGACAGCACCTGCGTCGACCAGCCGGTAGACGACTACCTGGCAGCCCTCAACCAGCCGCTGGCCGGCCTGCGCATCGGCCTGCCCAAGGAATACTTCGGCGCCGGCCTGGATGGGCGCATCGCCGAGAAAGTCATGGCGGTGGTCGAGGAGCTGAAGAAGCTCGGCGCCAGCGTCAAGGAGATCAGCCTGCCGAACATGCAGCACGCGATCCCCGCCTACTACGTGATCGCCCCCGCGGAAGCCAGCTCCAACCTGTCGCGTTTCGACGGTGTGCGCTTCGGCTACCGCTGCGAGAACCCGGTCAACCTCGAAGACCTTTACAAGCGCTCGCGCGGCGAGGGCTTCGGCGCGGAAGTGAAGCGCCGCATCATGGTCGGCACCTACGCCCTGTCGGCCGGCTACTACGACGCCTACTACCTCAAGGCGCAGAAGATTCGCCGGCTGATCAAGAACGACTTCCTCAACGCCTTCGACGAGGTCGACCTGATCCTCGGCCCGACCACGCCGAACCCGGCCTGGAAGCTCGGCGAGAAGAACAACGACCCGGTCGCCCAGTATCTGGAAGACATCTACACCATCACCGCCAACCTGGCCGGCATCCCCGGCCTGTCGATGCCCGCCGGCTTCGTCGACGGTCTGCCGGTGGGCGTGCAGCTGCTCGCCCCGTACTTCCAGGAAGGCCGCCTGCTGGGCGTGGCGCACCAGTATCAACAAGTCACTGATTGGCACACCCGCGCGCCAGCCGGATTCTGA
- the gatC gene encoding Asp-tRNA(Asn)/Glu-tRNA(Gln) amidotransferase subunit GatC, with amino-acid sequence MALERSDVEKIAHLARLGLSEDDIPRTTETLNSILGLVDQMQAVDTTGIEPLAHPLEATQRLRADQVREENQRDAYQAIAPAVENGLYLVPKVIE; translated from the coding sequence ATGGCGCTTGAACGCTCCGACGTGGAAAAAATCGCCCACCTGGCCCGCCTGGGCCTGAGTGAAGACGATATTCCGCGCACCACCGAGACCCTCAACAGCATCCTCGGTCTGGTCGATCAGATGCAGGCGGTGGACACCACCGGCATCGAGCCCCTGGCCCACCCGCTGGAAGCCACCCAGCGCCTGCGCGCCGACCAGGTGCGCGAAGAAAACCAGCGCGACGCCTACCAGGCCATCGCCCCGGCCGTGGAAAACGGCCTGTACCTGGTCCCCAAAGTCATCGAGTAA